In Arachis hypogaea cultivar Tifrunner chromosome 17, arahy.Tifrunner.gnm2.J5K5, whole genome shotgun sequence, a single window of DNA contains:
- the LOC112764917 gene encoding low affinity sulfate transporter 3, translating into MGSEATEQSSERSQWVLNSPNPPPLTKKLFGPLKNSNNFFFSSSSSKKETRSGRAVSFLASLFPILSWFRTYSATKFKDDLLSGLTLASLSIPQSIGYANLAKLDPQYGMYTSVIPPVIYSLMGSSREIAIGPVAVVSMLLSSLVPKVVDPDAHPNDYRNLVFTITLFAGIFQTAFGVLRLGFLVDFLSHAALVGFMAGAAIVIGLQQLKGLLGLTHFTTKTDAVAVLKSVYASLHQQITSSEKWSPLNFVIGCSFLIFLLTARFIGRRNKKLFWLPAIAPLLSVILSTLIVFLSKADKHGVNIIKHVQGGLNPSSVHKLQLKGPHVGQAAKIGLISAIIALTEAIAVGRSFANIKGYHLDGNKEMLAMGCMNIAGSLTSCYVSTGSFSRTAVNFSAGCQTAVSNIVMAVTVLLCLEFFTRLLYYTPMAILASIILSALPGLIDIGEAYHIWKVDKFDFLACLGAFFGVLFVSVEIGLLIAVSISFAKILLQSIRPGVEILGRIPTTEAYCDVIQYPMAITIPGILVIRISSGSLCFANAGFVRERILKWVEDEEQDNIEEAAKGRLQAIIIDMTDLTNVDTSGILALEELHKRLLSLGVELAMVNPRWVVIHKLKVANFVDKIGKERVFLTVAEAVDACLSSRFVNTA; encoded by the exons atggGTTCAGAGGCCACAGAGCAATCTTCTGAGAGGTCTCAATGGGTGCTCAATTCTCCCAATCCACCACCTCTAACCAAGAAGCTTTTTGGTCCTCTGAAGAACAGTAACaacttctttttctcttcatccTCATCCAAGAAGGAAACTCGCAGCGGACGCGCCGTTTCCTTCTTGGCGAGTTTGTTCCCAATCCTTAGCTGGTTCAGAACTTACTCAGCTACCAAGTTCAAGGATGATTTGCTATCTGGTTTAACTCTTGCCAGCCTCAGCATACCCCAG AGCATAGGATATGCAAATTTGGCCAAACTTGATCCTCAATATGGCATGT ACACTAGTGTCATTCCTCCTGTTATCTACTCACTAATGGGGAGTTCAAGAGAAATTGCTATTGGACCTGTGGCGGTTGTGTCAATGCTGCTATCTTCTCTGGTTCCAAAAGTGGTAGATCCTGATGCTCACCCAAATGACTACAGAAACCTTGTCTTTACAATCACTTTGTTTGCCGGAATCTTTCAAACTGCGTTCGGAGTTCTAAG GTTGGGATTTCTAGTGGATTTTCTTTCACATGCTGCACTTGTGGGATTCATGGCAGGTGCAGCCATTGTTATTGGTCTTCAGCAGCTCAAGGGGTTGTTGGGGCTCACTCACTTCACTACCAAAACCGATGCAGTAGCAGTCTTGAAATCTGTTTATGCTTCACTCCATCAACAAATTACATCCTCAGAAAAA TGGTCCCCTCTTAACTTTGTCATCGGGTGTTCATTCCTGATTTTCCTTTTGACTGCACGGTTTATT GGCAGAAGGAACAAGAAACTTTTCTGGCTGCCAGCTATTGCTCCTCTTCTATCGGTTATTCTGTCAACTTTGATTGTTTTCTTGTCAAAAGCTGATAAGCATGGGGTTAATATAATAAAGCATGTTCAAGGAGGGCTTAATCCAAGTTCAGTTCACAAGTTACAATTAAAAGGCCCACATGTTGGACAAGCTGCTAAAATTGGATTGATTTCTGCCATTATCGCTCTCACC GAAGCAATAGCTGTTGGTAGATCTTTTGCTAACATCAAAGGATACCATCTTGATGGGAACAAAGAAATGTTGGCAATGGGCTGCATGAACATTGCAGGATCATTAACTTCATGCTACGTGTCAACTG GTTCGTTCTCAAGGACAGCGGTGAATTTCAGTGCAGGGTGCCAAACAGCAGTATCAAACATAGTGATGGCGGTAACGGTGCTTCTATGCTTGGAATTTTTTACAAGACTATTGTACTATACTCCAATGGCAATACTTGCTTCTATAATCCTCTCAGCATTGCCTGGGTTGATAGACATTGGTGAAGCTTATCACATATGGAAGGTTGATAAATTCGACTTTCTTGCATGTCTTGGTGCTTTCTTCGGAGTCTTGTTTGTATCCGTTGAGATTGGTCTTCTTATTGCT GTTTCAATCTCATTTGCAAAGATACTATTACAATCAATTAGACCAGGTGTTGAAATTCTAGGGAGAATTCCAACCACAGAAGCTTATTGCGATGTTATCCAGTATCCCATGGCCATAACCATTCCTGGGATACTGGTCATTCGCATAAGCTCCGGCTCACTCTGCTTTGCGAATGCCGGTTTTGTCAGAGAAAG AATCCTGAAGTGGGTAGAGGATGAAGAACAAGATAACATTGAAGAAGCTGCTAAGGGAAGGTTGCAAGCTATAATCATTGACATGACCG ACCTCACGAATGTTGATACTTCCGGAATCTTAGCACTGGAGGAACTGCATAAGAGATTGCTTTCACTTGGTGTAGAA TTGGCTATGGTAAATCCAAGGTGGGTAGTGATTCACAAGCTTAAAGTGGCAAACTTTGTTGATAAAATTGGAAAAGAAAGGGTTTTTCTTACTGTTGCTGAAGCCGTAGATGCTTGTCTATCTTCTAGATTTGTCAACACTGCTTGA